CGAACAGGAGCCACTGCGCGTGAAGGCCGTCTACACCGAGCTGCATCGCAGCCATGATCCGCAATTCTATCTGGTGCGCGGCGTCGTCAAGCGCACCACCGAGCAGCCCGAGCGGGCGGATCGTCTGCTTGCGGGATTGAAGGCCGGCCATCACGAGGTGGTCGCGCCGCTTCATTTCGGCCAGGAAGCTCGCGCGCGCGTGCACAGTCCGGAATACCTCAGTTTCCTGGAAGAGGCTTGGGACGCTTGGGCCGCGCTCGGCGATGCCGGTGCGGAGATGATCCCGAACATCCATCCCGTTCGCAATGCCGCCACCTATCCGACGCACATCGTCGGGCGGCTGGGCTGGCACACGACCGATACCTCGGCGCCGATCGGGCCGGGGACGTGGGAAGGCGCCTGCGCCGCGACCGACGTGGCTGCGACCGCGGCGCAACTGCTGCTCGATGGCGAGGATGCGGTGTACGCGCTGTGCCGGCCGCCGGGCCACCATGCCTATCGAGACATGGCCTCGGGCTTCTGCTTCTTGAACAACTCCGCCATCGCGGCCGCGCATCTGCGTCAGCGCTACGAGCGCGTCGCCATCCTCGACGTCGACGTCCATCACGGCAACGGCACGCAGGGCATCTTCTACGAGCGGCCCGACGTGCTCACCGTCTCGATCCACGCCGACCCCACGCATTACTACCCGTTCGTCTGGGGCTATGCGCATGAGCGCGGCGCAGGCGCGGGGCTTGGCGCCAACCTCAACATTCCGCTGCCGCTGAAGAGCGGCGACGACACCTATCTCAAGGCGTTCGAGACCGCGGCCAAGACGATTCATGCGTTCGCGCCCGGCGCGCTCGTGGTGGCGCTCGGTCTCGATGCCTCCGAGCACGATCCGCTCAAGGGGCTCTCCGTGACGACGCCGGGTTTCCGTCGCATCGGCGGCGCGATCGCGCGGCTCGGCCTTCCCACGGTGTTCGTGCAGGAGGGCGGCTATCTCTCGGACATTCTTGGGCAGAACCTGACCGCAGTGCTCGGAGGTTTCGAGGCCGCGCGGTAGGCCATCATCTCTTCCTCGCGATCTCTTCTTGGTGTGTACCCCAGAACGCCATCGCAAATCATTCGCATGGCGGCATCTGACGTGTGGAGGCGAGCCGCGACGCGACCACTCGAGGCTCGACGGTGCAGGCGACCGTCGAAACATCCGGCTCCAATTGCTGCACCATTTAGCAAGTGCTAGGCTTTGTGAACTACCCTCGGCTGTAGGCGGCTCGGAGGGACGTGATGAAGCGGCGAATGATCGGCCTGGAGACCCTGGTCACGGGATCCGAAGAGGCGTTGGCTCCGCCGAAGTCCAAGCCGACCGGGCCGGAGCTCAGCTCTGCAGCCTCGGCCGGCCGGCCATCCCGCCGAAGGCTGCTGGCCTCAGCCGGCCTTGGCTTCGGCGCTGCGGCATTGTCGTTCTCCGCCGGCCCGGCTGTCGCGCAGCCAGGTGACGGCGCAAGCCTCGGCCAGCCGGTGCGCGTCAGCAAGGATCGGCTCGATGCGCTCGCAGCGAAGCTCCACGCCGTCTTCAATGAGCACAATATCTTGCCGCCATTCTCGGCCGACAAGCACGGGGCGCGGGTCGACGTCGAACTGCGTCGGCTGACGACCTACACGC
This region of Bradyrhizobium sp. SZCCHNS1050 genomic DNA includes:
- a CDS encoding histone deacetylase family protein, producing MKAVYTELHRSHDPQFYLVRGVVKRTTEQPERADRLLAGLKAGHHEVVAPLHFGQEARARVHSPEYLSFLEEAWDAWAALGDAGAEMIPNIHPVRNAATYPTHIVGRLGWHTTDTSAPIGPGTWEGACAATDVAATAAQLLLDGEDAVYALCRPPGHHAYRDMASGFCFLNNSAIAAAHLRQRYERVAILDVDVHHGNGTQGIFYERPDVLTVSIHADPTHYYPFVWGYAHERGAGAGLGANLNIPLPLKSGDDTYLKAFETAAKTIHAFAPGALVVALGLDASEHDPLKGLSVTTPGFRRIGGAIARLGLPTVFVQEGGYLSDILGQNLTAVLGGFEAAR